From the Nitrobacter hamburgensis X14 genome, one window contains:
- a CDS encoding flavin monoamine oxidase family protein, whose translation MPHNLPSTVDVAIVGAGAAGLGAANALKDSDLSIIVLEARDRVGGRAHTIVPTPGIVFDLGCGWLHSADRNSFVGIAGRLGFEIDKTRPPWHEQSFDAGFPITEREDFMAALDAFDGRMEEAAESDTDKAASLYLAPGNRWNPMIDAISTYVNGCELDSVSVHDVDAYEDTGINWRVRRGYGALIAAYGRPCPLALNTRVWRIDHSGRRIRIETSKGTLTAAQAIVTVPTNLIANQTIRFHPELPAKVDAAAGLPLGIDDKVMLALDDPESTFPKDGNLRGATMQTKMGTYHLRPFGQPCIEGFFGGSFARELEDAGDGALAAQAIDEIVALLGSTYRSKLKPLAESRWARDPFAQGAYSHALPGHAGERAALAAPVDGRLFFAGEATSPHFFSTAHGARDSGERVAREVMDAVRLPKR comes from the coding sequence ATGCCCCACAATCTCCCCTCCACCGTCGATGTCGCCATTGTCGGCGCCGGCGCCGCCGGGCTCGGCGCGGCCAATGCGCTGAAAGACTCCGACCTCTCGATCATCGTGCTGGAAGCCCGCGACCGCGTCGGCGGACGCGCCCACACCATTGTCCCCACCCCCGGCATCGTCTTCGATCTCGGCTGCGGCTGGCTGCATTCGGCCGACAGGAATTCATTCGTCGGGATCGCCGGGCGGCTCGGCTTCGAGATCGACAAGACGCGCCCGCCGTGGCACGAGCAGAGTTTTGACGCCGGATTCCCGATAACGGAGCGCGAGGACTTCATGGCCGCGCTCGATGCGTTCGACGGGCGTATGGAAGAAGCCGCGGAGAGCGACACCGACAAAGCCGCCAGCCTGTATCTTGCGCCTGGCAACCGCTGGAATCCGATGATCGATGCCATCTCGACCTACGTGAACGGCTGCGAACTCGATTCCGTTTCGGTCCATGACGTGGACGCCTACGAGGATACCGGGATCAACTGGCGCGTCCGCCGCGGCTACGGCGCGCTGATCGCAGCCTACGGCCGGCCCTGCCCGCTCGCGCTGAACACGCGGGTGTGGCGCATCGATCATTCCGGCCGGCGCATTCGCATCGAAACATCGAAGGGCACGCTGACGGCGGCACAGGCGATCGTCACGGTGCCGACCAATCTGATCGCCAACCAAACGATCCGTTTTCACCCCGAGCTGCCCGCGAAGGTGGACGCCGCGGCCGGCCTGCCGCTCGGCATCGACGACAAGGTGATGCTGGCGCTCGACGATCCCGAGAGCACGTTTCCGAAAGACGGCAACCTGCGAGGCGCAACCATGCAAACCAAAATGGGCACCTACCACCTGCGCCCGTTCGGCCAACCCTGCATCGAGGGGTTTTTCGGCGGCAGCTTCGCGCGCGAACTCGAAGATGCCGGCGACGGCGCGCTCGCGGCGCAGGCGATCGACGAGATCGTGGCGCTGCTCGGCTCGACTTATCGCAGCAAACTCAAACCGCTGGCAGAATCGCGCTGGGCCCGTGATCCCTTCGCGCAAGGCGCCTATTCCCACGCGCTGCCGGGCCATGCGGGAGAGCGCGCCGCGCTCGCGGCGCCAGTCGATGGCCGGCTGTTTTTCGCGGGAGAGGCCACCTCACCGCATTTCTTCTCGACCGCGCACGGGGCACGCGACAGCGGCGAGCGGGTGGCGCGGGAGGTGATGGACGCGGTGCGATTGCCGAAACGATGA
- the mutS gene encoding DNA mismatch repair protein MutS, producing MTIQPAVPTSPTNAAPEAARVTPMMEQYLEIKAANPGLLLFYRMGDFYELFFEDAEIASCTLGITLTKRGKHQGADIPMCGVPVERSDDYLHRLIAAGHRVAVCEQMEDPAAARRRGNKSVVRRDVVRLITPGTLTEDTLLDARANNYLLALARARASSGGNRIALAWIDISTAEFIVTECSTGELAATLARINPNEVIVSDALYGDPDMAALLRELPSVTPLTRDVFDGATAERRLCDYFAVATMDGLSAMSWLEATAAAAAVTYVDRTQIGKRPPLSPPSREAAGSTMAIDPATRANLELTRTLAGERRGSLLDAIDRTMTAAGSRLLAQRLAAPLTDIAAIARRLDAVAAFTSDSAARDDIRTILRTAPDMSRALARLSVGRGGPRDLAGLRDGIMAADRTLARLSALPDPPQDIVAAMQALRRPSRELARELGEALAENLPLMKRDGGFAREGYEPTLDEARKLRDDSRLVVAAMQARYTEETGVKTLKIRHNNVLGYFVEVTAQHGDKLTSAPLNATFIHRQTLAGQVRFTTSELGEIEARIANAGDRALGLELEIFDRLAAVVVEAGDDLRAAAHAFAQLDVAASLAKLATDENFTRPEVDASLGFAIEGGRHPVVEQALKRAGQPFIANACDLSPGPGQTSGQIWLLTGPNMAGKSTFLRQNALIALMAQIGSFVPATRARIGMIDRLFSRVGAADDLARGRSTFMVEMVETAVILNQASERALVILDEIGRGTATFDGLSIAWAAIEHLHEANKCRALFATHYHELTALSAKLPRLFNATVRVKEWHGEVVFLHEVLPGAADRSYGIQVAKLAGLPPSVVARAKSVLAKLEAQDRGSTVRALVDDLPLFAVPSRAADESAPPGEAAPLIEALKALHPDEMSPREALEALYALKAKLPKP from the coding sequence ATGACGATCCAGCCCGCCGTCCCGACATCGCCGACCAACGCTGCCCCCGAGGCGGCGCGGGTCACGCCGATGATGGAACAATATCTTGAAATCAAGGCGGCCAATCCCGGTTTGCTGCTGTTCTACCGGATGGGCGATTTCTACGAGTTGTTCTTCGAGGATGCCGAAATCGCCTCCTGCACGCTCGGCATTACGCTGACCAAACGCGGCAAGCATCAGGGCGCGGACATCCCGATGTGCGGCGTTCCGGTGGAACGCTCGGACGATTACCTGCATCGGCTGATCGCAGCCGGGCACCGCGTCGCCGTGTGCGAGCAGATGGAGGACCCGGCGGCGGCGCGCAGGCGCGGCAACAAGAGCGTGGTTCGCCGCGATGTGGTTCGCCTCATCACACCGGGAACGCTGACCGAAGACACGCTGCTCGATGCCAGGGCCAACAATTACCTGCTGGCGCTGGCGCGTGCGCGGGCGTCCTCCGGCGGAAACCGCATCGCGCTGGCGTGGATCGACATCTCGACGGCGGAATTTATTGTCACCGAATGCAGTACGGGCGAACTCGCGGCGACGCTCGCGCGCATCAATCCCAATGAAGTGATCGTTTCCGACGCGCTCTATGGCGATCCGGACATGGCCGCGCTGCTGCGCGAACTGCCGTCGGTCACGCCGCTGACCCGCGACGTGTTCGACGGCGCGACCGCCGAACGCCGGCTGTGCGACTATTTCGCCGTCGCCACCATGGACGGCCTCAGCGCCATGTCGTGGCTGGAAGCGACCGCGGCCGCCGCCGCCGTCACCTACGTCGACCGCACCCAGATCGGCAAACGGCCGCCGCTGTCGCCGCCATCGCGCGAGGCCGCCGGCAGCACCATGGCGATCGATCCCGCCACCCGCGCCAACCTCGAACTGACACGCACGCTCGCCGGCGAACGGCGCGGCTCGCTGCTCGACGCCATCGACCGCACAATGACGGCGGCGGGGTCGCGGCTCTTGGCGCAACGCCTGGCGGCGCCGCTGACCGATATCGCCGCCATCGCGCGGCGGCTCGATGCCGTCGCCGCGTTCACATCCGACAGCGCGGCGCGCGACGACATCCGCACCATCCTGCGGACTGCTCCCGACATGTCGCGGGCACTGGCGCGGCTCTCGGTCGGACGCGGCGGCCCGCGCGACCTCGCGGGCCTGCGCGACGGCATCATGGCTGCGGACCGAACACTGGCGCGGCTTTCGGCGCTCCCCGATCCGCCGCAGGACATCGTCGCGGCGATGCAGGCGCTGCGGCGGCCGTCCCGCGAGTTGGCGCGCGAACTCGGCGAGGCGCTGGCCGAAAACCTGCCGCTGATGAAACGCGACGGCGGCTTTGCCCGCGAGGGCTATGAGCCGACGCTCGACGAGGCACGCAAGCTGCGCGACGACTCGCGGCTCGTCGTCGCCGCGATGCAGGCGCGCTACACTGAGGAGACCGGCGTCAAGACGCTGAAGATCCGACACAACAACGTGCTCGGCTATTTCGTCGAGGTGACGGCGCAGCACGGCGACAAGCTGACGAGCGCGCCGCTGAATGCCACATTCATCCATCGCCAGACGCTGGCCGGTCAGGTCCGCTTCACCACATCCGAGCTTGGCGAGATCGAGGCCAGGATCGCCAATGCCGGCGACCGCGCGCTCGGCCTCGAGCTTGAGATTTTCGACCGGCTTGCCGCGGTGGTGGTGGAGGCCGGCGACGACCTGCGCGCCGCCGCGCACGCTTTCGCGCAACTGGACGTCGCCGCGTCGCTCGCAAAACTCGCCACCGACGAGAATTTCACCCGCCCGGAGGTCGATGCTTCTCTCGGCTTCGCCATCGAGGGCGGCCGGCATCCGGTGGTGGAGCAGGCGCTGAAGCGCGCCGGCCAGCCGTTCATCGCCAATGCCTGCGACCTGTCGCCGGGCCCAGGCCAGACCTCGGGGCAGATCTGGCTGCTCACCGGCCCCAACATGGCCGGCAAATCGACGTTTCTGCGCCAGAACGCGCTGATCGCGCTGATGGCCCAGATCGGCAGCTTCGTGCCGGCGACGCGCGCGCGGATCGGCATGATCGACCGGCTGTTCTCGCGGGTCGGCGCCGCCGACGATCTGGCGCGCGGCCGGTCGACCTTCATGGTCGAGATGGTGGAAACCGCCGTGATCCTCAATCAGGCATCGGAACGCGCGCTGGTTATCCTCGACGAAATCGGACGCGGTACCGCGACCTTCGATGGCCTGTCGATCGCGTGGGCGGCGATCGAGCACCTGCATGAGGCCAACAAGTGTCGCGCACTATTCGCGACGCACTATCATGAACTCACCGCGCTGTCGGCAAAACTGCCGCGTCTGTTCAACGCCACCGTGCGGGTCAAGGAATGGCACGGCGAGGTGGTATTCCTGCACGAGGTGCTGCCCGGCGCCGCCGACCGTTCCTACGGCATCCAGGTGGCGAAGCTCGCCGGACTGCCGCCGTCGGTCGTCGCGCGCGCAAAATCGGTGCTGGCCAAACTGGAGGCGCAGGATCGCGGATCGACCGTGCGCGCGCTGGTGGACGATCTGCCGCTGTTCGCGGTGCCGTCGCGCGCCGCCGACGAATCCGCGCCGCCGGGCGAGGCCGCACCACTGATCGAGGCGCTGAAAGCCTTGCATCCCGACGAGATGTCGCCGCGCGAGGCGCTGGAGGCGCTTTACGCGCTGAAGGCGAAGCTGCCGAAGCCATAG
- a CDS encoding MDR family MFS transporter, whose protein sequence is MPAAAAHPAAVPGLRRNMVTICAMTATIMQALDTTIANVALPYMQGSLSASQDQINWVLTSYIVAAAIMTAPVGWIANRFGRKRIFILCSAGFTLASVMCGLSQDITQMVLFRLLQGVFGAALVPLSQAVLLDSYALHERAKAMAIWGMGVMMGPIMGPSLGAWLTETYSWHWVFFVNLPFGLITVMGLIIFMDETRLDTKLQFDWFGFTALAIGIGALQLALDRGEQLDWLESWEIVIEFIVSAVGFYYFFAHSLTTKRPFVQFVIFKDRNFATALIFMAVIGVVLFSTMALASPLFQNAYGYPILTAGFLLATRGIGTFVAMMMVSRLMTTFEARTLIAVGLSLIAITLYDMTGWTADISVRAIAINSIVQGYGIGLVFVPMTTAAFMTLPDHLRTDGTAMLTLVRNVASSIGISIVIARLTSGTIRVHAVLAEHINPFNDALQMPNVAGAINLNTDMGRAMMDLIVSTQAQIIAFSQDFELVALVTICAIPLVLMLKSTKAAMRAPSTDHATVME, encoded by the coding sequence ATGCCGGCGGCCGCCGCACATCCGGCCGCGGTCCCCGGCCTGCGCCGGAACATGGTGACGATCTGCGCGATGACCGCGACCATCATGCAGGCGCTCGACACCACGATCGCCAACGTCGCGCTGCCCTACATGCAGGGATCGCTGTCGGCGTCGCAGGACCAGATCAACTGGGTGCTGACGTCCTATATCGTAGCGGCGGCGATCATGACCGCGCCGGTCGGCTGGATCGCCAACCGCTTCGGCCGCAAGCGCATCTTCATCCTCTGCTCCGCCGGGTTCACCCTCGCATCGGTGATGTGCGGGCTTTCGCAGGACATCACCCAGATGGTGCTGTTCCGCCTGCTGCAAGGCGTGTTCGGCGCCGCGCTGGTGCCGCTGTCGCAGGCGGTGCTACTCGACAGCTACGCGCTGCACGAGCGCGCCAAGGCGATGGCGATCTGGGGCATGGGCGTGATGATGGGGCCGATCATGGGCCCCTCGCTCGGCGCCTGGCTGACCGAGACCTATAGCTGGCACTGGGTCTTCTTCGTCAATCTGCCGTTCGGCCTGATCACGGTCATGGGCCTGATCATCTTCATGGACGAGACCAGGCTCGATACCAAGCTGCAATTCGACTGGTTCGGCTTCACCGCGCTCGCCATCGGCATCGGCGCGCTGCAACTGGCGCTCGATCGCGGCGAACAGCTCGATTGGCTGGAGTCATGGGAAATCGTGATCGAGTTCATCGTCTCGGCCGTCGGCTTCTACTATTTCTTCGCGCATTCGCTTACCACGAAGCGCCCGTTCGTCCAGTTCGTGATCTTCAAGGATCGCAATTTCGCGACCGCCCTCATTTTCATGGCGGTGATCGGTGTGGTGCTGTTCTCGACCATGGCGCTGGCCTCGCCGCTATTCCAGAACGCCTATGGCTACCCGATCCTGACCGCCGGTTTTCTGCTCGCAACGCGCGGCATCGGAACGTTTGTGGCCATGATGATGGTCAGCCGACTCATGACCACCTTCGAGGCGCGGACCCTGATTGCCGTCGGCCTCTCGCTGATCGCGATCACGCTCTACGACATGACCGGCTGGACCGCCGATATTTCCGTGCGGGCCATCGCCATCAACAGCATCGTCCAGGGTTACGGCATCGGCCTCGTCTTCGTGCCGATGACCACCGCCGCCTTCATGACGCTGCCCGACCATCTGCGCACCGACGGCACCGCGATGCTGACGCTGGTGCGCAACGTCGCGAGTTCGATCGGCATTTCCATCGTCATCGCGCGACTGACGAGCGGAACCATTCGCGTCCATGCCGTGCTGGCCGAGCACATCAACCCGTTCAACGACGCATTGCAGATGCCGAACGTCGCCGGCGCCATCAACCTGAACACCGACATGGGCCGTGCGATGATGGATCTGATCGTCAGTACGCAGGCGCAGATCATCGCCTTCTCGCAGGACTTCGAACTGGTCGCGCTGGTGACGATCTGCGCGATTCCGCTGGTGCTGATGCTGAAATCGACCAAGGCGGCGATGCGCGCGCCGTCCACGGATCATGCCACGGTGATGGAATAG
- a CDS encoding HlyD family secretion protein yields the protein MAEPALKFPSDRKDAPTEAEAPPTPTTVARPRRRLLASIRRYRRPLLLVVLPLIALIAGLTFYLSGGRYVTTDDAYVGAQKVLITPEVSGKIDSVTVKEGQHVKTGDPLFEIDPAPFRFAVQQAQAKLNDATIEYNTLKSNLANYAQSSALAQESINVKQRDVDRKTALAKNNVGSQLDLDNSLSALVQAEGINQILLQQISSTRNKLLGDPDLPLAKFPDYVQARAALADAQRNLANTELRAPIDGIATQVDNIQLGRFVAAGTPVFSVVDLGHPWVDANPKESDFTYVAVGQPVDLSIDSFPDHVFKGTVGSLSPGTGATFAILPPQNATGNFVKVVQRIPVRIYFDKDDPMVARLKSGMSVYVSIDTHHRRTLAGLLGLSRAKQD from the coding sequence ATGGCTGAGCCGGCCCTGAAATTTCCGTCCGACCGGAAGGATGCCCCCACGGAGGCGGAGGCGCCGCCGACGCCGACCACGGTTGCCAGGCCGCGCCGGCGGCTGCTGGCTTCGATACGCCGCTACCGCCGGCCGCTGCTTCTGGTCGTGCTGCCGCTGATCGCGCTGATCGCCGGGCTGACGTTCTATCTGTCGGGCGGCCGCTACGTGACCACCGACGACGCCTATGTCGGCGCGCAGAAGGTTCTGATCACGCCTGAGGTCTCCGGCAAGATCGACAGCGTGACGGTGAAGGAGGGTCAGCATGTCAAGACCGGCGATCCGCTGTTCGAAATCGATCCCGCGCCGTTCCGCTTCGCCGTCCAGCAGGCGCAAGCGAAACTGAACGACGCGACGATCGAATACAACACGCTGAAATCAAACCTCGCCAATTACGCCCAGTCCTCGGCGCTTGCCCAGGAGAGCATCAACGTCAAGCAACGCGACGTCGATCGCAAGACCGCGCTCGCGAAAAACAATGTCGGATCGCAGCTCGATCTCGACAACTCCCTCAGCGCGCTGGTGCAGGCGGAAGGTATAAACCAGATTCTGCTGCAGCAGATTTCCAGTACGCGCAACAAACTGCTCGGCGATCCGGATTTGCCGCTGGCGAAGTTCCCGGACTACGTCCAGGCCAGAGCGGCGCTCGCCGACGCGCAGCGCAACCTTGCCAATACGGAGTTGCGCGCGCCGATCGACGGCATCGCGACGCAGGTCGACAACATCCAGCTCGGCCGCTTCGTTGCCGCCGGAACGCCGGTGTTCAGCGTCGTCGATCTCGGCCACCCATGGGTCGATGCGAACCCGAAGGAATCCGACTTCACCTACGTGGCCGTCGGGCAACCCGTCGATCTCTCCATCGATTCCTTCCCCGATCATGTCTTCAAGGGCACGGTGGGATCGCTCAGTCCCGGCACCGGCGCGACATTCGCGATCCTGCCGCCGCAGAACGCCACCGGGAACTTCGTGAAGGTCGTGCAGCGCATTCCTGTCCGGATCTACTTCGACAAGGACGATCCGATGGTCGCCAGACTGAAATCCGGCATGAGCGTCTACGTGTCGATCGACACCCACCATCGCCGCACGCTCGCGGGCCTGCTCGGCCTGTCGCGCGCGAAGCAGGACTAG
- a CDS encoding MarR family winged helix-turn-helix transcriptional regulator, with amino-acid sequence MPDRSIESDFLFTVFEVQRLLRLFADKQASRYGLNRAQWAVLAKLERTEGLKQADVAELMEMRPITLTRLIDKLCKAGLIERCGDETDRRVNRLYLTKAARPLLAKLAALRSEITRAALADISVSDAHRLIEQLEAVKDNVRNALQGGGHVNDDKAKEQRYG; translated from the coding sequence ATGCCGGACCGTTCGATCGAGAGTGACTTTCTGTTTACCGTGTTCGAGGTGCAACGCCTGCTTCGGCTCTTTGCCGACAAGCAGGCCTCGCGCTACGGCCTGAACCGGGCGCAGTGGGCAGTGCTCGCCAAACTGGAGCGCACCGAAGGGCTGAAGCAGGCGGACGTCGCCGAACTGATGGAAATGCGGCCGATCACGCTGACGCGATTGATCGACAAGCTCTGCAAGGCCGGCCTGATCGAGCGCTGCGGCGACGAAACCGATCGCCGCGTCAATCGTCTTTACCTGACCAAAGCCGCGCGGCCTTTGCTGGCGAAGCTCGCCGCGCTGCGCAGCGAAATCACCCGCGCCGCGCTCGCCGATATCAGCGTTTCAGACGCGCACCGTTTGATCGAGCAACTCGAAGCCGTCAAGGACAACGTCCGTAACGCGCTGCAAGGCGGCGGGCACGTCAACGACGATAAAGCGAAAGAGCAGCGCTATGGCTGA